A section of the Arcobacter roscoffensis genome encodes:
- a CDS encoding tetratricopeptide repeat protein, giving the protein MRKAVVALSILSNFLFATTNYYNEALKYIKNKDIDKAYTLLLLSKENKNLNAYYTLGKIYLSKKTKYYDKIKAYNSFVYAANKGHARSQLIVGKLFLQGLTTPKDYDKALYYFKEASKQKEYKANCYIAYMYASGKGAFPNFGRAHVFAKKEYEKGNKLCKKVWKDYNLAKYPKDKGWNIGNYNKPIE; this is encoded by the coding sequence TTGAGAAAAGCAGTTGTTGCTCTAAGTATTTTATCAAACTTTCTATTTGCAACAACAAACTATTATAATGAAGCCTTAAAATACATCAAAAACAAAGATATAGATAAGGCCTACACTTTACTCTTACTTTCAAAAGAAAACAAAAATCTAAATGCTTATTATACTTTAGGAAAAATATATTTATCAAAAAAAACTAAATACTATGACAAAATAAAAGCTTATAATAGCTTCGTATACGCAGCAAATAAAGGTCATGCAAGATCACAACTAATAGTAGGAAAACTTTTCTTACAAGGGCTTACAACACCTAAAGACTACGATAAAGCTTTATACTATTTCAAAGAAGCCTCAAAACAAAAAGAGTATAAAGCAAACTGCTATATTGCTTATATGTATGCAAGTGGAAAAGGTGCATTTCCAAACTTTGGAAGAGCCCATGTATTTGCTAAAAAAGAGTATGAAAAAGGCAATAAACTATGTAAAAAAGTTTGGAAGGATTATAATTTGGCTAAATATCCAAAAGATAAGGGTTGGAATATTGGGAATTATAATAAGCCAATAGAATAG
- a CDS encoding competence/damage-inducible protein A encodes MTKKVNFYSVIIGTELLNGRRKDAHFSFLNEQLLERGWEHKASFVIEDDIELMLNIFNLIKADKNSVMFCFGGIGSTPDDYTRQIAAKAFTDSKMEFQEESKRKIESRFKEEAYPHRINMAYLPINAKLLQNVVNDIPGFYLEDRFFFTPGFPSMSQSMVVEALDKLYPKSTAKYKRVLTASCGENALIDIMKKMPSHLDFASLPKLIGEKRKVVIFLAGYESAEVDEYFQLFVDYLEENNIEYILKDISF; translated from the coding sequence ATGACTAAAAAAGTTAATTTCTACTCAGTTATTATTGGAACTGAACTATTAAATGGGCGACGAAAAGATGCCCATTTTTCTTTTTTGAATGAACAACTTTTAGAAAGAGGCTGGGAACATAAAGCCTCTTTTGTAATAGAAGATGACATAGAGCTAATGCTAAATATCTTTAATCTTATAAAAGCTGATAAAAACTCTGTTATGTTTTGTTTTGGAGGTATTGGTTCAACTCCTGATGATTATACTAGACAAATAGCTGCTAAAGCTTTTACTGATTCTAAGATGGAATTTCAAGAAGAATCAAAAAGAAAAATAGAGAGTAGATTCAAAGAAGAAGCATATCCTCATAGAATAAATATGGCATATCTTCCTATAAATGCAAAATTACTTCAAAATGTAGTAAATGACATACCAGGGTTTTATTTAGAAGATAGATTCTTCTTTACACCAGGATTTCCTTCAATGAGTCAAAGTATGGTAGTTGAGGCTTTAGATAAACTATATCCAAAAAGTACTGCTAAATATAAAAGAGTTTTAACAGCTTCTTGTGGTGAAAATGCTTTAATTGATATTATGAAAAAAATGCCAAGTCATTTAGATTTTGCTTCTTTACCTAAACTTATAGGTGAAAAAAGAAAAGTTGTGATTTTTCTTGCTGGATATGAAAGTGCTGAGGTTGATGAGTATTTTCAACTTTTTGTAGATTATTTAGAAGAAAACAATATAGAGTATATCTTAAAAGATATTAGCTTTTAA
- a CDS encoding chemotaxis protein CheW has translation MSKKFINYKGISVKKDLYPIIKHIEDVDKYREELGRLSSSWDIFALLGQLGDINIDIGKTKENFLNLTSTLLNHLSEETIKKVTAEMKFKSQVAIDVVIRNLFERTADIGFLATDDDIRNFIQTYVSDYNDESLELKKQIQKRFKEYVAKYSVYFDIVLANPNGKVIARLDETNKVDKIDNSFIQEVLNTSDEYVETYKHHDFIPQYKKTLVYSYKVTKTNNPNSENLGVLCLCFRFTDEMKGIFKNLIDTRNKEALTILDEEGRVIASSDRSYIPLGSKLPIILNEDYKVVTFSGRDYIAKTCKTNGYQGFKGLKWYGHIMIPIEYAFLSDDLNPIDTDDNIIEAMMDNEEHFSKDLKDVFNKSRTIQDNLSRVIWNGNIAQSKLNSSNRGFSKSLLNEIGVTGVKANSSLDNLNQTIITSILKDSEFLSSLAIDIMDRNLYERANDCRWWALTSYFREALDDMNSIAHKKEEISSILKYINDLYTVYTNLLIFDKDGKVIAVSNDKDEYLVGKVLSQEWVGKTLTLGDTSKYTVSKFEKTNLYNNEPTYVYCSAIRSFKNEKQINGGIAIVFDSTPELHAMLEETLPSNKNGVFGVFTNRSKKIISSTNKSLEVDGFLDIDDKFFSIENGHKYSEIIEYDNCYYAVGARCSMGYREYKSRVDDYKNDVLCFVFIKIGNIENSNKILSNKNNTFTNQNENKKFDEDSTELATFNIGNKFLAVEAKNVLESISVDELEESIDIDKNNPFKGMVLYKDRLISVLDIRDFINVEVEDDELNNIILFEYDKDNIEHCIGIMVSTLQSISVVQRSSIQHIENHFLGSGTLVQSLVDITDNNESKVAMILDIKKIDDNLTERV, from the coding sequence ATGTCAAAAAAGTTTATTAATTACAAAGGTATTAGTGTAAAAAAAGATTTATATCCTATTATTAAGCATATTGAAGATGTTGATAAATATAGAGAAGAGTTAGGACGACTTAGTTCCTCTTGGGATATCTTTGCTCTTTTAGGGCAGTTGGGAGATATAAATATTGATATTGGAAAAACTAAAGAGAATTTTTTAAATCTAACTTCTACTTTATTAAATCACTTAAGTGAAGAAACTATCAAAAAAGTAACAGCTGAGATGAAATTTAAATCACAAGTTGCTATTGATGTTGTTATTAGAAACTTATTTGAAAGAACTGCTGATATTGGATTTTTAGCTACTGATGACGATATTAGAAACTTTATACAAACATATGTTTCTGATTATAATGATGAGAGTTTAGAGCTGAAAAAACAAATACAAAAAAGATTTAAAGAGTATGTGGCTAAATACTCTGTATATTTTGATATTGTACTTGCTAATCCAAATGGAAAAGTTATTGCAAGACTTGATGAAACAAATAAAGTTGATAAGATTGATAATAGTTTTATTCAAGAAGTATTAAATACAAGTGATGAGTATGTTGAAACTTATAAACATCATGATTTTATTCCCCAATATAAAAAGACACTAGTATATTCATATAAAGTTACAAAAACAAATAATCCAAATAGTGAAAACTTAGGGGTTTTATGTTTATGCTTTAGGTTTACAGACGAAATGAAAGGTATTTTCAAAAACTTAATTGATACTAGAAATAAAGAAGCCTTAACTATTTTAGATGAAGAGGGACGTGTTATTGCATCAAGTGATAGATCTTATATTCCATTAGGTTCAAAACTTCCTATTATTTTAAATGAGGATTATAAAGTTGTAACTTTTTCAGGTAGGGACTATATAGCTAAAACTTGTAAAACCAATGGTTACCAAGGCTTCAAAGGGCTTAAATGGTATGGGCATATTATGATACCTATTGAATATGCTTTTTTAAGTGATGATTTAAACCCTATTGATACAGATGATAATATTATTGAAGCTATGATGGATAATGAAGAACATTTTTCAAAAGATCTTAAAGATGTGTTTAATAAAAGTAGAACTATTCAAGATAATCTTAGTCGTGTAATTTGGAATGGTAATATTGCTCAAAGCAAGTTAAACTCATCAAATAGAGGTTTTTCTAAATCCCTTCTAAATGAAATTGGTGTTACAGGAGTTAAAGCAAACTCTTCATTAGACAACCTAAACCAAACTATAATCACATCTATTTTAAAAGATAGTGAATTTTTATCTTCCCTTGCTATTGATATTATGGATAGAAACCTTTATGAAAGAGCAAATGACTGTAGATGGTGGGCTTTAACTTCTTATTTTAGAGAAGCTTTAGATGATATGAACTCAATTGCTCATAAAAAAGAAGAAATTAGCTCTATTTTAAAGTACATAAATGATTTATATACAGTTTATACAAACTTACTTATTTTTGATAAGGATGGAAAAGTAATAGCTGTATCAAATGATAAAGATGAGTATTTAGTAGGAAAGGTTTTATCTCAAGAATGGGTTGGAAAAACTCTAACTTTAGGTGATACTTCAAAATATACAGTATCTAAATTTGAAAAAACTAATCTTTATAATAATGAACCTACTTATGTTTATTGTTCTGCTATTAGATCTTTTAAAAATGAGAAGCAAATAAATGGTGGTATTGCAATTGTTTTTGATTCAACACCTGAGCTTCATGCAATGCTTGAAGAAACTCTTCCTTCAAATAAAAATGGTGTGTTTGGTGTATTTACAAATAGATCTAAAAAGATAATTTCATCAACAAATAAAAGCTTAGAAGTTGATGGTTTCTTAGATATTGATGATAAGTTCTTTTCAATTGAAAATGGGCATAAATATAGTGAAATAATTGAATATGATAATTGCTACTATGCTGTTGGTGCTAGATGTTCTATGGGATATAGAGAGTATAAAAGTAGAGTTGATGATTATAAAAATGATGTATTGTGTTTTGTATTTATAAAAATTGGAAATATTGAAAATAGTAATAAAATTCTTTCTAATAAAAACAATACTTTTACAAATCAAAATGAGAATAAAAAGTTTGATGAAGATAGTACTGAACTTGCAACATTTAATATTGGAAATAAGTTTTTAGCAGTTGAAGCTAAAAATGTATTAGAATCAATTTCAGTTGATGAACTGGAAGAGTCAATTGATATTGATAAAAACAATCCATTTAAAGGTATGGTTTTATACAAAGATAGGTTGATTTCGGTTTTAGATATTAGAGACTTTATAAATGTAGAAGTTGAAGATGATGAGCTTAACAATATTATCTTATTTGAGTATGATAAAGATAATATAGAACATTGTATTGGAATTATGGTTTCTACTTTACAAAGTATTAGCGTTGTTCAAAGAAGTTCAATTCAACATATAGAAAACCACTTTTTAGGTTCAGGTACGCTAGTTCAAAGCTTAGTTGATATTACAGACAATAATGAGTCAAAAGTAGCAATGATTTTAGATATTAAGAAAATCGATGATAACCTTACGGAAAGGGTTTAA
- a CDS encoding YgiQ family radical SAM protein: MSHNKKPNNFLPTTKEEMKQRGWDELDVVLITGDAYIDSPFMGIAVVGRILEDIGLRVGIIGQPDVDSDVDVKRLGEPKLFWGVSGGSIDSMVSNYTATKKFRNSDDYTPGGKNDKRPDRATLVYTNLIRRHFKNTVPVVLGGIEASLRRLTHYDYWTNKLRKPILFDSKADYMIYGMGEQAIIDLGNTLREGGDPRSIRGLCYISKEEPTGENFKEIPSHQDCLDDKEKYIDLFRDFYDNNDPIYSKGLYQKVDTRYLIQNPPSDHMEEEEMDKIASFPYQRDAHPFHKKDGKVKCLETIKFSIMTHHGCWGECNFCAIAAHQGRTIRTRSEKNILEEAKSFTKMKDFKGIISDVGGPTANMYGYECKKKMKLGTCVDNKRCVDANRLCRTMKVDHSRNIQLLKDIREIPGIKKAFVASGVRYDLITADKKHGYEYLKEMVDHHISGQMKVAPEHTSDEVLHHMGKPGKQTLIDFKKMYDRLNKESGKKQFLTYYLIAAHPGCEEKHMKELKDFTTNELKMNPEQAQVFTPTPGTYSAVMYYTGLDPFTKKKIFVEKDPRRKEKQKEIVIEKHRFNHYGGTKKREFGSGMQG; the protein is encoded by the coding sequence ATGAGCCACAATAAAAAACCAAATAATTTTTTACCAACTACTAAAGAAGAAATGAAACAAAGAGGTTGGGATGAACTTGATGTTGTCCTAATTACAGGAGATGCTTATATAGACTCTCCTTTCATGGGAATTGCAGTTGTTGGAAGAATCTTAGAAGATATAGGATTAAGAGTTGGAATCATAGGGCAACCTGATGTTGATTCTGATGTAGATGTTAAAAGATTAGGTGAACCAAAACTTTTTTGGGGTGTAAGTGGTGGAAGTATTGACTCAATGGTGTCAAACTACACTGCAACTAAGAAGTTTAGAAACTCTGATGATTATACTCCTGGTGGAAAAAATGATAAAAGACCAGATAGAGCTACTTTAGTATATACAAATCTAATTAGAAGACATTTTAAAAATACAGTTCCAGTTGTACTTGGAGGAATTGAAGCTAGTCTTAGAAGATTAACTCACTATGATTACTGGACAAATAAGCTTAGAAAACCAATTTTGTTTGATTCAAAAGCTGACTACATGATTTACGGTATGGGTGAACAAGCTATTATTGATTTAGGAAATACTTTAAGAGAGGGTGGAGATCCAAGAAGTATTAGAGGACTTTGCTATATTTCAAAAGAAGAACCTACTGGTGAAAACTTCAAAGAGATACCATCACATCAAGACTGTTTAGATGATAAAGAAAAATATATAGATCTTTTTAGAGATTTTTATGATAATAATGACCCAATATACTCAAAAGGACTTTATCAAAAAGTTGATACTAGATACTTAATCCAAAATCCACCAAGTGACCATATGGAAGAAGAGGAGATGGATAAAATCGCATCTTTCCCTTATCAAAGAGATGCACATCCTTTCCATAAAAAAGATGGAAAAGTTAAGTGTTTGGAGACTATTAAGTTTTCAATTATGACACATCATGGATGTTGGGGAGAGTGTAACTTCTGTGCTATTGCTGCTCATCAAGGTAGAACTATTAGAACAAGAAGTGAAAAAAACATCTTAGAAGAAGCAAAATCTTTTACTAAGATGAAAGACTTCAAAGGTATTATTTCTGATGTTGGTGGACCTACTGCTAATATGTATGGTTATGAATGTAAAAAGAAAATGAAACTTGGAACTTGTGTAGATAATAAAAGATGTGTAGATGCAAACAGACTTTGTAGAACAATGAAAGTTGATCATAGCAGAAACATACAACTTCTAAAAGATATTAGAGAAATTCCAGGAATTAAAAAAGCCTTTGTTGCTTCTGGGGTTAGATATGATTTAATTACTGCTGATAAAAAGCATGGTTATGAGTATCTAAAAGAGATGGTTGACCATCATATTTCAGGTCAAATGAAAGTTGCACCAGAACATACAAGTGATGAAGTACTTCATCATATGGGAAAACCAGGAAAACAAACACTTATTGATTTTAAAAAGATGTATGATAGATTAAATAAAGAATCAGGTAAAAAACAGTTCTTAACATACTATTTAATCGCAGCTCACCCTGGATGTGAAGAGAAGCATATGAAGGAACTAAAAGACTTCACTACAAATGAACTTAAAATGAATCCAGAGCAAGCGCAAGTATTTACACCAACACCTGGAACTTACTCAGCTGTGATGTATTATACAGGTCTTGATCCATTTACAAAGAAAAAAATCTTTGTAGAAAAAGACCCAAGAAGAAAAGAGAAACAAAAAGAGATTGTTATTGAAAAACATAGATTCAATCACTATGGTGGAACAAAGAAAAGAGAGTTTGGTTCTGGAATGCAAGGATAA
- a CDS encoding Txe/YoeB family addiction module toxin yields the protein MVGYKILYSKLALKDAKKLSSANLDKKAKELIEIIKKEPFQNPPPYEKLVGNLNGSYSRRINIQHRLVYEVRESDKVIRISRMWSHYGD from the coding sequence ATGGTAGGGTATAAAATACTTTATAGTAAGTTAGCATTAAAAGATGCTAAAAAACTATCAAGTGCAAATTTAGATAAAAAAGCTAAAGAACTTATTGAAATTATCAAAAAAGAGCCATTTCAAAACCCTCCTCCCTATGAAAAATTGGTAGGAAATTTAAATGGTTCATATTCAAGAAGAATAAATATTCAACATAGACTGGTTTATGAGGTTAGAGAATCTGATAAGGTAATAAGAATTTCTAGAATGTGGTCACATTATGGAGATTAA
- the aspS gene encoding aspartate--tRNA ligase translates to MRTHYCTEVTENIIGEKVTVAGWVNSRRDHGGIIFIDLRDKGGIVQLVADPKELDVAESVRDEFVLIATGTVRQRGEGLENPNLITGKIEIVLDELVIENRSKPMPFDLNDEKVNDEIKLRNRFLELRSDKMYDIFKLRSKATIQVRNTLDELGFLDVETPILTKSTPEGARDYLVPSRVHGGEFYALPQSPQLFKQLLMVSGFDKYFQIAKCFRDEDLRADRQPEFTQIDVEMSFCDQEDVIKVAEKLIYDTFTACGKEVPSTFPRITYADAMEKYGSDKPDLRFDMAMVDVIDIFANSTNEIFASIAKDTKNNRIKALRCPNGDNIFSKRQMKGFEDYVRKFGAKGLGYFQMKEDGLKGPLTKFFSEEDLEAIVKTTQLEVGDVVFFGAGDKKTVWDYMGRFRLYLAEQMDIIPTDVYEFVWVVDFPMFEVEDGRTKALHHPFTMPNLEKCDLDNIDDIENIESIAYDIVLNGTELGGGSIRIHKEEIQSKVFKLMGISDEEAKEKFGFLLDALQYGAPSHGGFAMGLDRMIMLLAGTDSIRDVIAFPKTQKAQCLLTQAPSEVDAEQLKELSLRIRKLEQ, encoded by the coding sequence TTGAGAACACATTATTGTACAGAAGTAACTGAAAATATCATCGGTGAAAAAGTTACTGTTGCTGGATGGGTAAACAGTAGAAGAGACCACGGTGGAATTATATTTATTGATTTAAGAGATAAGGGTGGAATAGTTCAACTAGTAGCTGACCCTAAAGAGTTAGATGTAGCTGAGTCTGTAAGAGACGAATTTGTTTTAATTGCAACAGGTACTGTAAGACAAAGAGGTGAGGGATTAGAAAATCCAAACTTAATTACTGGAAAAATTGAAATTGTATTAGATGAATTAGTAATTGAAAACAGATCTAAGCCAATGCCTTTTGATTTAAATGATGAAAAAGTAAATGATGAGATTAAGTTAAGAAATAGATTCTTAGAATTAAGATCAGATAAAATGTATGACATTTTCAAATTAAGATCAAAAGCAACTATTCAAGTTAGAAACACTTTAGATGAATTAGGTTTCTTAGATGTTGAAACTCCTATATTAACAAAATCAACTCCAGAGGGAGCAAGAGATTATCTTGTACCATCAAGAGTTCATGGAGGAGAGTTTTATGCACTTCCACAATCACCACAATTATTTAAACAATTATTAATGGTATCTGGTTTTGATAAGTACTTCCAAATTGCTAAATGTTTTAGAGATGAAGATTTAAGAGCTGATAGACAGCCTGAATTTACTCAAATAGATGTTGAGATGAGTTTCTGTGACCAAGAAGATGTAATCAAAGTAGCTGAAAAATTAATCTATGATACATTTACAGCTTGTGGAAAAGAAGTTCCTTCTACTTTCCCAAGAATTACTTATGCTGATGCTATGGAAAAATATGGTTCGGATAAACCTGATTTAAGATTTGATATGGCAATGGTTGATGTTATTGATATTTTTGCTAACTCAACAAATGAAATCTTTGCATCAATTGCAAAAGATACTAAGAACAATAGAATCAAAGCTTTAAGATGTCCAAATGGAGATAATATTTTCTCAAAAAGACAAATGAAAGGTTTTGAAGATTACGTTAGAAAGTTTGGAGCTAAAGGTTTAGGTTACTTCCAAATGAAAGAAGATGGATTAAAAGGTCCATTAACTAAGTTCTTCTCTGAAGAAGATTTAGAAGCAATCGTTAAAACTACGCAATTAGAAGTTGGTGATGTTGTATTCTTTGGTGCAGGTGATAAAAAGACTGTATGGGATTACATGGGTAGATTTAGACTTTACTTAGCAGAGCAAATGGATATTATTCCAACAGACGTTTATGAGTTTGTATGGGTTGTTGACTTCCCTATGTTTGAGGTTGAAGATGGAAGAACAAAAGCATTACACCATCCATTTACTATGCCTAACTTAGAAAAATGTGATTTAGACAATATCGATGATATTGAAAATATTGAATCAATTGCTTATGATATCGTATTAAACGGAACTGAGCTTGGTGGTGGTTCAATCAGAATTCATAAAGAAGAAATACAATCTAAAGTATTTAAACTTATGGGAATTTCTGATGAGGAAGCAAAAGAGAAATTTGGTTTCTTATTAGATGCTCTTCAATATGGTGCTCCATCTCATGGTGGTTTTGCAATGGGACTTGATAGAATGATCATGTTACTTGCTGGAACTGACTCAATTAGAGATGTTATTGCATTCCCTAAAACTCAAAAAGCTCAATGTCTATTAACTCAAGCTCCAAGTGAAGTTGATGCTGAGCAATTAAAAGAGTTAAGCTTAAGAATTAGAAAATTAGAACAATAA
- a CDS encoding metal ABC transporter solute-binding protein, Zn/Mn family, whose protein sequence is MKKTLFLLILPLLAFSKFQITVYMPIEEFFIKKIAQNFVRAKKITLYYTDKPIDLKYSDLSRLATTRAYFHFGLDIEKSYIKKLKDINPQLKIYDLSVGINKLKLKDGTVNPYIWTDPLILRDVATNIYEYLIELDSLNQEHYKRNYELLLAKLDKLFLDIRNNLYESEIYNIYVFDDYWDYFANRFGLNLYKREKKIIKADELEDIKKFVNLNEIKAILIKDKNDINYAKSLADEMNIIIKEHDIFEELFFFNLENLSKKLSK, encoded by the coding sequence GTGAAAAAAACTCTTTTTTTACTAATTCTTCCTTTATTGGCATTTAGTAAGTTTCAAATAACTGTCTATATGCCAATAGAAGAGTTTTTTATAAAAAAAATAGCTCAAAATTTTGTTCGAGCTAAAAAGATAACTTTATACTATACTGATAAACCTATTGATTTAAAATACTCAGATCTTTCAAGGTTGGCTACTACTAGGGCTTATTTTCATTTTGGTTTAGATATAGAAAAATCATATATCAAAAAACTAAAAGATATAAATCCTCAACTAAAAATATACGACTTATCTGTAGGAATAAATAAACTAAAACTAAAAGATGGAACTGTAAATCCATATATTTGGACTGATCCTTTGATTTTAAGAGATGTTGCTACAAATATTTATGAGTATTTAATAGAACTTGATTCTCTAAATCAAGAGCACTATAAAAGAAACTATGAGCTTTTACTTGCTAAACTTGATAAACTCTTTTTAGATATAAGAAACAACCTATATGAAAGTGAAATATATAATATCTATGTATTTGATGATTACTGGGATTATTTTGCAAATAGATTTGGTCTTAATTTATATAAAAGAGAAAAAAAGATTATCAAAGCTGATGAATTAGAAGATATTAAAAAGTTCGTAAATCTAAATGAAATAAAAGCAATTTTAATAAAAGATAAAAATGACATAAACTACGCTAAGTCTCTTGCAGATGAAATGAATATTATCATAAAAGAGCATGATATATTCGAGGAACTATTCTTTTTTAACCTAGAAAATCTATCAAAAAAATTATCTAAATAG
- a CDS encoding alanine racemase, giving the protein MAKILLSKENLFHNLEIIKNHAGNKDKVAVVLKDNAYGHGLLEIATMAKEFGIKKAVVRTYEEASKIEKLFDYILILAETNFPTYSHSFHIALNSLENISNLPKDANVHIKVDTGMHRNGISKDELEECIHGLCKNNVNITGVFTHHRSADELSTEFYWQNENFKDVKRIVVNLCEKLSLALPKFHSCNSSALFRHNHFDEDFARVGIATYGYIENKKPLRVPDLKPVLSLWASKISTRKITKGQAIGYGGTYIAKEDMIASTYDLGYGDGFLRINEKNKYFTPKGYKILGRVSMDNLSLNSDDKEVCIFDDANDLAKIHDTISYEIITTLSTQIPRQIV; this is encoded by the coding sequence TTGGCAAAAATTTTATTAAGTAAAGAAAACTTATTTCACAACCTGGAAATAATCAAAAATCATGCAGGAAATAAAGATAAAGTAGCCGTAGTACTTAAAGACAATGCTTACGGTCATGGTCTTTTAGAGATAGCCACTATGGCAAAAGAGTTTGGAATAAAAAAAGCAGTGGTTAGGACATATGAAGAAGCCAGTAAAATAGAAAAATTATTTGACTATATATTAATCCTAGCTGAAACAAATTTCCCCACTTATTCACACTCTTTTCACATAGCTTTAAACTCCCTAGAAAATATTAGTAATCTACCTAAAGATGCCAATGTTCATATCAAAGTAGATACAGGAATGCATAGAAATGGTATATCAAAAGATGAGCTAGAAGAGTGTATTCATGGATTGTGTAAGAATAATGTAAACATTACAGGAGTCTTTACACACCATAGAAGTGCTGATGAGTTATCAACTGAGTTCTATTGGCAAAATGAGAATTTTAAGGATGTTAAAAGAATAGTTGTGAACTTATGTGAAAAACTTTCACTTGCACTTCCAAAGTTTCATTCTTGCAACTCTTCTGCTCTATTTAGACATAACCACTTTGATGAAGATTTTGCTAGAGTTGGAATAGCCACTTATGGTTATATTGAAAATAAAAAACCTTTAAGGGTACCAGACTTAAAGCCTGTATTATCTCTTTGGGCAAGTAAAATTTCAACTAGAAAAATAACTAAAGGTCAAGCTATAGGATATGGTGGAACATATATCGCAAAAGAAGATATGATAGCTTCAACTTATGACTTAGGTTATGGAGATGGTTTTTTAAGAATAAATGAAAAAAATAAATACTTTACGCCTAAAGGTTATAAAATTTTAGGAAGAGTATCGATGGATAATTTATCATTAAATAGTGATGATAAAGAAGTATGTATTTTTGATGATGCAAATGATTTAGCAAAAATTCATGATACTATTTCTTATGAAATCATAACAACACTTAGTACTCAAATACCAAGGCAAATAGTTTGA
- a CDS encoding adenylate kinase — translation MKKLFLIIGAPGSGKTTDAELIAQKHEDITHYSAGGMFRAEVASGSDRGQLIDSFISKGLIVPIDIAIETIVDAIKNAPTKVVIIDGYPRSNEQMIELDKYLENEKEVELSSVIEVEVSKDTAFKRVLGRAEEDEVVRADDNEEVFLNRMRVYTEPLKEIQEFYQEKNLHKVISGEGTIEEIVLEMNEFIQSQI, via the coding sequence ATGAAAAAACTATTTTTAATCATTGGAGCTCCAGGTTCTGGAAAAACTACTGATGCTGAACTAATTGCACAAAAACATGAAGATATTACACACTATTCTGCTGGTGGTATGTTTAGGGCTGAAGTTGCAAGTGGTAGCGATAGAGGACAATTAATAGACTCTTTTATTTCAAAAGGTCTTATTGTTCCTATTGATATTGCAATTGAAACTATAGTAGATGCTATTAAAAATGCTCCAACAAAAGTAGTTATTATTGATGGTTATCCAAGATCAAACGAGCAAATGATAGAACTGGATAAATACTTGGAAAATGAAAAAGAAGTTGAATTATCAAGTGTTATTGAAGTAGAAGTATCAAAAGATACAGCTTTTAAAAGAGTTCTAGGAAGAGCAGAAGAAGATGAAGTTGTAAGAGCTGATGATAATGAAGAAGTATTCTTAAATAGAATGAGAGTTTATACTGAGCCATTAAAAGAGATTCAAGAGTTTTATCAAGAGAAAAACTTACATAAAGTAATTTCAGGTGAGGGAACTATTGAAGAGATTGTACTTGAAATGAATGAGTTTATTCAATCTCAAATCTAA
- a CDS encoding type II toxin-antitoxin system Phd/YefM family antitoxin, with amino-acid sequence MTRVMSVSQVRADIYNVMDETAQTHEPILITGKRNNVVMLSQEDWNAIEETLYLNSIPNMASSIQKSMSADDSEFSEDIEW; translated from the coding sequence ATGACAAGAGTTATGTCAGTAAGTCAGGTAAGAGCTGATATTTACAATGTAATGGATGAAACAGCACAAACTCATGAGCCTATACTTATTACAGGGAAAAGAAACAATGTAGTTATGCTTTCACAAGAAGACTGGAATGCAATAGAAGAAACACTATATTTAAATTCTATACCTAATATGGCATCTTCAATTCAAAAATCTATGAGTGCAGATGATAGTGAGTTTAGTGAAGATATTGAATGGTAG